The proteins below come from a single Agromyces flavus genomic window:
- a CDS encoding GlxA family transcriptional regulator, protein MLQTIACIAVPQMAPFEFGVICEVFGIDRAEHGGPTFDFHVVAAEPGPISTKLGFDIVVHEGLAAAETADLVAVPASLIDEPAHPEVLRVIREAVDRGAWVLSVCSGAFTLGRAGVLAGRRATTHWMYTDRMADEFPDTVVDPDVLFVQDGKVVTGAGTAAGIDAALHIVRTELGASAANIVARRMVVPPQRDGGQSQFIQTPVAEVRTDSFARVTEWMLEHLDEDLTVDRLARTALMSPRTFARKFRAETGTTPNAWLNRQRLLRAQQLLEETDLTLEEIARETGFGAAAVMRHHFVKVLQTTPTQYRRVFGPRQVG, encoded by the coding sequence GTGCTCCAGACCATCGCCTGCATCGCCGTCCCGCAGATGGCGCCGTTCGAGTTCGGAGTCATCTGCGAGGTGTTCGGCATCGACCGGGCCGAGCACGGCGGTCCCACGTTCGACTTCCACGTCGTGGCCGCCGAGCCTGGTCCCATCTCCACCAAGCTCGGGTTCGACATCGTCGTGCACGAGGGACTCGCGGCGGCAGAGACGGCCGACCTCGTGGCCGTGCCCGCGTCGCTCATCGACGAGCCCGCGCATCCCGAGGTGCTCCGGGTGATCCGCGAGGCCGTCGACCGAGGCGCGTGGGTGCTCAGCGTCTGCTCCGGCGCATTCACGCTCGGCCGCGCCGGCGTGCTCGCCGGCCGCCGCGCCACGACGCACTGGATGTACACCGATCGGATGGCCGACGAGTTCCCCGACACCGTGGTCGACCCCGACGTGCTCTTCGTGCAGGACGGCAAGGTCGTCACGGGCGCCGGCACCGCCGCCGGCATCGATGCGGCGCTGCACATCGTCCGCACCGAGCTCGGCGCGAGCGCCGCCAACATCGTCGCCCGCCGGATGGTCGTACCGCCCCAGCGCGACGGCGGTCAGTCCCAGTTCATCCAGACGCCCGTCGCAGAGGTGCGCACCGACTCGTTCGCGCGCGTCACCGAGTGGATGCTCGAGCACCTCGACGAGGACCTCACGGTCGACCGCCTCGCGCGCACCGCCCTGATGTCGCCGCGCACCTTCGCGCGCAAGTTCCGTGCCGAGACCGGCACGACGCCGAACGCCTGGCTCAACCGGCAGCGGCTGCTCCGCGCGCAGCAGCTGCTCGAGGAGACCGACCTCACGCTCGAGGAGATCGCCCGCGAGACGGGCTTCGGCGCGGCCGCGGTCATGCGGCACCACTTCGTGAAGGTGCTCCAGACCACTCCGACGCAGTACCGCCGGGTCTTCGGGCCGCGTCAGGTCGGCTGA
- the galE gene encoding UDP-glucose 4-epimerase GalE — MSWLVTGGAGYIGAHVVRAFRSQDIETVVVDDLSSGQRGFVPRGVPFVEGSILDGALLERAIEEHDVVGVVHLAGFKYAGVSVKQPLHTYRQNVTGTATLLGAMEASGVDRMVFSSSAAVYGTPDVDLVTEATPKHPESPYGESKLVGEWLLADQARAAGLRHTSLRYFNVVGSGTDEVYDPSPHNLFPLVFDALLDGRTPRINGDDYPTPDGTCVRDYIHVADLADAHVAAARRLDAGEPIEPVYNLGSGDGVSVGEIMREVARVTGIAFEPEVAPRRAGDPARIVASGELAARDLDWRMRHGLAEMVASAWSARRAASVADA, encoded by the coding sequence ATGAGCTGGCTGGTCACCGGGGGAGCCGGGTACATCGGGGCGCACGTCGTGCGGGCGTTCCGTTCCCAGGACATCGAGACGGTCGTCGTCGACGACCTCTCGTCGGGACAGCGAGGATTCGTGCCGCGGGGCGTGCCGTTCGTAGAGGGCTCGATCCTCGACGGCGCGCTGCTCGAGCGGGCCATCGAGGAGCACGACGTCGTGGGCGTCGTGCACCTGGCGGGCTTCAAGTACGCGGGCGTCTCGGTGAAGCAGCCGCTGCACACCTACCGGCAGAACGTCACGGGCACCGCGACCCTGCTCGGCGCCATGGAGGCGAGCGGCGTCGACCGCATGGTGTTCTCGTCGAGCGCGGCGGTGTACGGCACGCCCGATGTCGACCTCGTCACCGAGGCGACCCCCAAGCACCCCGAATCGCCGTACGGCGAGTCCAAGCTCGTGGGCGAGTGGCTGCTCGCCGACCAGGCCCGTGCCGCTGGACTGCGTCACACGTCGTTGCGGTACTTCAACGTGGTGGGCTCGGGAACCGATGAGGTCTACGACCCGAGCCCGCACAACCTGTTCCCCCTCGTGTTCGACGCGCTGCTCGACGGCCGGACGCCCAGGATCAACGGCGACGACTATCCCACCCCCGACGGCACGTGCGTGCGCGACTACATCCACGTCGCCGACCTCGCCGACGCGCACGTCGCGGCGGCCCGCCGACTCGATGCGGGCGAGCCGATCGAGCCGGTGTACAACCTCGGCTCGGGCGACGGGGTCTCGGTCGGCGAGATCATGCGCGAGGTCGCTCGCGTCACGGGGATCGCGTTCGAACCCGAGGTGGCCCCCCGGCGCGCCGGCGATCCCGCGCGCATCGTCGCGTCGGGCGAGCTGGCCGCGCGCGACCTCGACTGGCGCATGCGTCACGGGCTCGCCGAGATGGTCGCCAGCGCGTGGTCGGCCCGGCGCGCGGCATCCGTCGCCGACGCGTGA
- a CDS encoding acyl-CoA dehydrogenase family protein, protein MSYEPLSSDFYSYGSLLTAREQEALAALRAWLERDVQPIVNDHWERAEFPMEVVKPLADLGVLSFAWDETAPFENSAVFRGFVALELARVDPSVGTFVGVQNGLATGSIAVAGSEEQRREWIPKLASGEVVGAFGLTEPLSGSDSARGLQTTARREGDAWVLNGAKRWIGNATFSDITIIWAKDEADGQVKGFIVPTSTPGYAATKIEGKISLRIVQNADITLTDVRVPESLRLQNANSFRDTAAVLRQTRAEVAWAAVGTAIGAYEAAVRYATERVQFGKPIGAHQLVQDLLVKCIGNITASLGMVVRVSEMQDRGELRDEHSSLAKTYATERMRETVGWAREVCGGNGIVLDYDVARFFADAEALYSYEGTREMNTLIVGRAITGHAAFA, encoded by the coding sequence ATGTCCTACGAGCCGCTCTCGAGCGACTTCTATTCGTACGGGTCGCTGCTGACGGCGCGCGAGCAGGAGGCGCTCGCCGCGCTGCGCGCCTGGCTCGAGCGCGACGTCCAGCCCATCGTCAACGACCACTGGGAGCGCGCCGAGTTCCCGATGGAGGTCGTGAAGCCCCTCGCGGACCTCGGGGTGCTCTCGTTCGCCTGGGACGAGACCGCGCCCTTCGAGAACTCGGCGGTGTTCCGCGGGTTCGTCGCGCTCGAGCTGGCGCGGGTCGACCCGTCGGTCGGCACGTTCGTCGGCGTGCAGAACGGCCTCGCGACCGGGTCGATCGCGGTCGCGGGCTCGGAGGAGCAGCGCCGCGAGTGGATCCCGAAGCTCGCCTCGGGCGAGGTCGTGGGCGCGTTCGGCCTCACCGAGCCGCTGTCCGGCTCTGACTCGGCCCGCGGCCTGCAGACCACCGCGCGCCGCGAGGGCGACGCGTGGGTGCTGAACGGCGCGAAGCGTTGGATCGGCAACGCCACGTTCTCCGACATCACGATCATCTGGGCGAAGGACGAGGCCGACGGGCAGGTCAAGGGCTTCATCGTCCCCACGTCGACGCCCGGCTACGCGGCGACGAAGATCGAGGGCAAGATCAGTCTCCGGATCGTGCAGAACGCCGACATCACCCTCACCGACGTGCGCGTGCCCGAGTCGCTGCGCCTGCAGAACGCGAACTCCTTCCGCGACACCGCGGCCGTGCTGCGCCAGACCCGCGCCGAGGTCGCCTGGGCGGCGGTCGGCACCGCGATCGGCGCCTACGAGGCCGCCGTCCGGTACGCGACGGAACGCGTCCAGTTCGGCAAGCCCATCGGCGCGCACCAGCTCGTCCAGGACCTGCTCGTGAAGTGCATCGGCAACATCACCGCTTCGCTCGGCATGGTCGTCCGGGTGTCCGAGATGCAGGACCGCGGCGAGCTGCGCGACGAGCACTCCTCGCTCGCGAAGACGTACGCCACCGAGCGCATGCGCGAGACGGTCGGCTGGGCCCGCGAGGTGTGCGGCGGCAACGGGATCGTGCTCGACTACGACGTCGCCCGGTTCTTCGCCGACGCCGAGGCGCTCTACTCGTACGAGGGCACGCGCGAGATGAACACCCTCATCGTCGGCCGCGCGATCACCGGGCACGCGGCGTTCGCCTGA
- the manA gene encoding mannose-6-phosphate isomerase, class I, with protein MFVAIRNHPRGYAWGSHTAIAEFRGVRPSGGPEAELWLGAHAGSPAEVIDAASVGAADLAELVAANPAAALGPELAREGARLPFLLKLLAADRPLSLQAHPDPEQARAGFAREEAEGVALDAFDRNYRDPFSKPELIVAVSDAFEALSGFRPLEEVAGILRVLRAADVASEEPQPGAIDLLASRLESAEPLREAVEWLLQDGRGGDTGEAAWVVERVTGLAGSETALTSPFEASFRTVGQLAEEYPGDPGIVISLLLNRVTLRRGEALFLDAGNIHAYLAGLGIELMTASDNVLRGGLTSKHVDVAELVEVLDFTPIEPPVLAAVQVSPGVVEYRPPVADFTLFRVEKATDAARVPLGGPAIVLAEGAGVDVAGLGGGARVERGEAVFVSPDEGALEVHGDGVAWIATTRVVAGR; from the coding sequence ATGTTTGTCGCCATCCGCAACCATCCCCGGGGCTATGCGTGGGGATCCCACACGGCGATCGCGGAGTTCCGCGGCGTGCGACCGAGCGGCGGCCCCGAGGCCGAGCTGTGGCTCGGTGCGCACGCGGGTTCGCCCGCGGAGGTGATCGACGCGGCATCCGTCGGCGCCGCCGACCTCGCCGAGCTCGTCGCCGCCAACCCCGCCGCGGCGCTCGGGCCCGAGCTCGCCCGCGAGGGCGCCCGCCTTCCCTTCCTGCTCAAGCTGCTCGCGGCCGACCGACCGCTCTCGCTGCAGGCGCACCCCGACCCCGAGCAGGCGCGCGCCGGATTCGCGCGCGAGGAGGCCGAGGGCGTGGCCCTCGACGCGTTCGATCGCAACTACCGCGACCCCTTCTCGAAGCCCGAGCTGATCGTCGCGGTGAGCGACGCGTTCGAGGCGCTCTCCGGCTTCCGGCCGCTCGAGGAGGTCGCCGGGATCCTGCGCGTCCTCCGGGCCGCGGACGTCGCGTCGGAGGAGCCGCAGCCGGGGGCGATCGACCTCCTGGCCTCGCGGCTCGAGTCCGCCGAGCCGCTGCGCGAGGCCGTCGAGTGGCTGCTGCAGGACGGACGCGGCGGGGACACGGGCGAGGCCGCGTGGGTCGTCGAGCGCGTGACCGGGCTGGCCGGCTCCGAGACGGCGCTCACGTCGCCGTTCGAGGCGTCGTTCCGCACGGTCGGGCAGTTGGCCGAGGAGTACCCCGGCGACCCGGGGATCGTGATCTCGCTGCTGCTGAACCGCGTCACGCTCCGCCGCGGCGAGGCGCTGTTCCTCGACGCGGGCAACATCCACGCCTACCTCGCAGGCCTCGGCATCGAGCTCATGACCGCGAGCGACAACGTGCTCCGCGGCGGCCTGACGTCGAAGCACGTCGACGTCGCCGAACTCGTGGAGGTGCTGGACTTCACGCCGATCGAGCCCCCGGTGCTCGCCGCGGTGCAGGTGTCGCCGGGCGTGGTCGAGTACCGCCCCCCGGTGGCCGACTTCACGCTGTTCCGGGTCGAGAAGGCGACGGATGCCGCACGCGTGCCCCTCGGCGGACCGGCGATCGTGCTCGCCGAGGGCGCCGGGGTCGACGTCGCGGGCCTCGGCGGGGGCGCAAGGGTCGAGCGCGGCGAGGCGGTGTTCGTCTCGCCCGACGAGGGAGCGCTCGAGGTGCACGGCGACGGGGTGGCGTGGATCGCCACCACGCGCGTCGTCGCCGGACGCTGA
- a CDS encoding WhiB family transcriptional regulator, protein MGRPEYRSGVPEDWFVDPVRLGVPGVRGVADDDNQLAWQTDALCAQTDPEAFFPEKGGSTRDAKRICTGCEVRAECLEYALANDERFGIWGGLSERERRKLRRQAG, encoded by the coding sequence ATGGGCAGGCCTGAATATCGTTCTGGGGTACCTGAGGATTGGTTCGTCGACCCCGTGCGGCTCGGCGTTCCGGGGGTTCGCGGGGTCGCAGACGACGACAACCAACTGGCGTGGCAGACCGACGCGCTGTGCGCGCAGACCGATCCGGAGGCGTTCTTCCCCGAGAAGGGCGGATCCACGCGGGACGCGAAGCGCATCTGCACCGGCTGCGAGGTCCGCGCCGAGTGCCTCGAGTACGCGCTCGCCAACGACGAGCGATTCGGCATCTGGGGCGGGCTCTCCGAGCGCGAGCGGCGCAAGCTGCGGCGGCAGGCCGGCTGA
- a CDS encoding glycosyltransferase family 2 protein yields the protein MAERTSGWISVVMPVHDVADYVDASIRSVLSQGYWRLELIVVDDASEDATRDRVRRWVERDSRVRLVDASFGDVNAARNLGVSHGKGEYLAFLDGDDLMLAGALRDLVEALQASGSDFAVGSYDRLVDGRRTPPAFWIDEAHETDRRRTSVVQFAQIMVNAVQWTKVYRRSFWDSAGLAFPEGGHFQDQLVSARAYARAERIDVLRRAVVSWRIRHDGSSMTQQGVNTAQIRDRFATAVRALEVLSRESTPEVCEARRAQFLGYDAAVATAELPRMSHDAYAALRSGLASLAPEANEPVWNVVPAEYKVLFDLILRDDHERALQYIARGGLDLLQHDLVEIDGVQYVQMPYWGDEAAGVPLVRFRAAPRELRAFAAASVS from the coding sequence GTGGCGGAACGCACGAGCGGCTGGATCAGCGTCGTCATGCCGGTCCATGACGTCGCGGACTACGTCGATGCTTCGATCAGGTCCGTCCTCTCGCAGGGCTACTGGAGGCTGGAGCTCATCGTCGTCGACGATGCGTCCGAGGACGCGACGCGCGATCGAGTCCGTCGCTGGGTCGAGCGCGATTCGCGGGTGCGATTGGTGGACGCCTCGTTCGGCGATGTGAACGCCGCGCGCAACCTCGGCGTCTCACACGGTAAGGGTGAGTACCTCGCATTCCTGGACGGCGACGATCTCATGCTGGCCGGCGCGCTCCGGGACCTCGTGGAGGCGCTCCAGGCCTCGGGATCCGACTTCGCGGTCGGCAGCTACGACCGCTTGGTCGACGGTCGCAGGACCCCGCCGGCGTTTTGGATCGACGAGGCTCACGAGACGGATCGGCGCCGAACCTCGGTCGTGCAGTTCGCGCAGATCATGGTCAATGCGGTGCAGTGGACGAAGGTGTACCGTCGAAGCTTCTGGGACTCGGCGGGGCTTGCCTTCCCCGAGGGCGGTCACTTCCAAGACCAGTTGGTGAGCGCCCGCGCCTACGCCCGCGCGGAGCGCATCGACGTGCTCCGTCGCGCGGTGGTCTCATGGCGGATCCGACACGACGGGTCGTCGATGACGCAGCAGGGCGTCAACACGGCGCAAATCCGCGATCGGTTCGCCACGGCGGTGCGAGCGCTCGAGGTGCTGAGCCGCGAATCCACGCCCGAGGTATGCGAGGCGCGGCGAGCGCAGTTCCTCGGCTACGACGCTGCGGTGGCAACCGCCGAATTGCCGCGGATGAGCCACGATGCCTATGCCGCCCTCCGGTCCGGACTCGCCTCGCTCGCACCTGAGGCGAACGAACCGGTCTGGAACGTCGTGCCGGCCGAGTACAAGGTCCTGTTCGACTTGATCCTGCGTGATGACCACGAGCGGGCACTCCAATACATCGCGCGTGGCGGGCTCGACCTGCTTCAACACGATCTCGTTGAGATCGACGGCGTGCAGTATGTGCAGATGCCGTACTGGGGCGACGAGGCTGCCGGGGTGCCGCTCGTCCGGTTCCGTGCGGCGCCACGGGAGCTTCGCGCATTCGCCGCGGCATCCGTCAGCTAG
- a CDS encoding glycosyltransferase, producing the protein MFPGVTAVLVVQHGGDRLAATLAALRAQRRPADALAVVLLRSDDATRAAVEAAEPEHVVQLETVLPFGDAVRAVESTLPEPSGDDEAIWLLTEDAAPEPGALEALVAELATARSAAIAAPKLVDWDEPARILRFGRSMTRSGRSLPVVDDELDQGQHDDLSDVLGADSVGLLVRHAVWRRLGGLDPALPTVDDGLDLGVRARLAGHRVVAVPAARIRYADGGVAGQGSVRGGRAARRRAREARAAQLHRRLVYAPAVLAPLHWLALLPIAVLRSIRHLLVKSPGSIAGEFRAAVETMVTPQRVIRSRRALSAAKTARWSALAPLRIRADEVRLRRQQAAEARRQRARGRADELRFLQTGGGWVLLAGVVASVVLFAPIAAGGAIAGGGLLPLSPDVASLWRNAAAGWRDLGGGFMGAADPFAGVLATLGSLSFWNPSGAMIALWLLAIPVSALGGWFAASRLTERASLRVLGGILWAAAPPLLEALAVGRPGPVLAHMLLPWLVVLMFAAGASWAAAAGASLVFAAILACAPTLAPALILGWLVALPLSRRAAVRLVGIPLPAIALFLPLLVQQWTRGTPLAVFADPGVPQWSAAPTPFQAALGQSSDGWARWEDLFDGVVAEFVPLPVVLGVLLAPLVLVALAVVATPRFRAGLLSLGIATAGYATAVLASGIAFAVSGDLPVPLWAGAGLSLMWLGLSGAAVLALDGLRRGAAAVAALVTVCSLVAVAPALVLLALGRAPIGPAPERTLPAFVEAEAATDPRVGTLRIDPTTGGGLRATIERGTGATLDIQSTLAATQRELTDTTEAIADLAGNLASRSGYDATAAVERFGLSYVLLGPAGDDPGAAAVEQRATVALDGNAQVTASGDTDFGPLWRFADAQPDAPGAQIPAADPAAGWIVAGQLIVIGSAVLLSIPTGGGREPDRRPPSQRARRRPRWPRRTPAGPAGAAAPAAPEPSAPEASAAPADSERPVDPEPEPEPESQAEPDHGLPDSDRAPEAEYERGPEPATSSADLVVGTDATGGDRDAHQA; encoded by the coding sequence ATGTTCCCTGGAGTCACCGCCGTCCTCGTCGTGCAGCATGGCGGCGACCGCCTCGCCGCCACGCTGGCGGCGCTTCGCGCCCAGCGACGCCCGGCCGACGCCCTCGCCGTCGTGCTCCTGCGCAGCGACGACGCGACGCGCGCCGCCGTCGAGGCGGCGGAGCCGGAGCACGTCGTCCAGCTCGAGACGGTCCTCCCGTTCGGCGACGCCGTTCGTGCGGTCGAGTCGACGTTGCCCGAGCCGTCCGGCGACGACGAGGCGATCTGGTTGCTCACCGAGGATGCCGCGCCCGAACCCGGTGCGTTGGAGGCGCTCGTCGCCGAACTCGCCACGGCCCGGTCGGCGGCGATCGCCGCGCCCAAGCTCGTGGATTGGGACGAGCCCGCGCGCATCCTGCGATTCGGCCGGTCGATGACGCGGTCGGGCCGCAGCCTCCCGGTCGTCGACGACGAGCTCGACCAGGGCCAGCACGACGACCTCTCCGACGTGCTCGGCGCCGACTCGGTCGGCCTCCTCGTCCGGCACGCCGTGTGGCGCCGGCTCGGCGGCCTCGATCCCGCGCTGCCGACCGTTGACGACGGCCTCGACCTGGGTGTCCGGGCGCGGCTCGCGGGTCACCGGGTCGTCGCCGTGCCCGCCGCTCGGATCCGCTACGCCGACGGCGGCGTCGCCGGACAGGGATCCGTTCGGGGTGGGCGCGCGGCCCGCCGGCGTGCGCGCGAGGCGCGCGCCGCGCAGCTGCATCGCCGCCTCGTGTATGCGCCGGCCGTGCTCGCCCCGCTCCACTGGCTGGCGCTCCTGCCCATCGCGGTGCTCCGGTCGATCCGCCACCTGCTGGTCAAGTCCCCGGGAAGCATCGCGGGCGAGTTCCGCGCGGCGGTCGAGACCATGGTCACGCCGCAGCGCGTCATCCGCTCGAGGCGAGCGCTGTCCGCTGCGAAGACCGCCCGATGGTCCGCGCTCGCTCCGCTGCGCATTCGCGCCGACGAGGTGCGGCTCCGGCGGCAGCAGGCGGCCGAGGCTCGGCGACAGCGGGCGAGGGGCCGGGCCGATGAGCTGCGCTTCCTCCAGACGGGGGGCGGATGGGTCCTGCTCGCCGGCGTCGTCGCCTCGGTCGTGCTGTTCGCCCCCATCGCGGCGGGCGGCGCCATCGCCGGCGGCGGACTGCTCCCGCTCTCACCCGACGTGGCGAGCCTCTGGCGGAACGCCGCCGCCGGATGGCGTGACCTCGGCGGCGGCTTCATGGGCGCGGCCGATCCGTTCGCGGGCGTGCTCGCGACCCTCGGCTCGCTGTCGTTCTGGAACCCGTCCGGCGCGATGATCGCGCTGTGGCTCCTGGCGATCCCGGTCTCCGCGCTGGGCGGCTGGTTCGCCGCATCGCGCCTGACCGAACGGGCCTCCCTGCGCGTGCTCGGCGGCATCCTGTGGGCCGCGGCGCCGCCGTTGCTCGAGGCGCTCGCCGTCGGCCGACCGGGTCCGGTGCTCGCTCACATGCTGCTGCCCTGGCTCGTCGTGCTGATGTTCGCGGCGGGTGCCTCGTGGGCGGCGGCCGCCGGCGCGTCGCTCGTGTTCGCCGCGATCCTCGCGTGCGCCCCGACGCTCGCGCCCGCCCTCATCCTCGGGTGGCTCGTCGCCCTGCCGCTCAGCCGGCGGGCCGCCGTGCGCCTCGTCGGCATCCCCCTCCCGGCCATCGCGCTCTTCCTGCCGCTCCTCGTCCAGCAGTGGACGCGCGGTACGCCTCTCGCGGTGTTCGCCGATCCCGGGGTGCCGCAGTGGTCCGCCGCGCCGACGCCGTTCCAAGCCGCGCTCGGCCAGTCGTCGGACGGCTGGGCGCGCTGGGAGGACCTGTTCGACGGGGTCGTCGCCGAGTTCGTGCCGCTTCCCGTCGTGCTCGGGGTGCTCCTCGCTCCGCTGGTGCTCGTCGCGCTCGCGGTCGTCGCGACACCGCGGTTCCGCGCCGGACTGCTCTCGCTCGGCATCGCCACGGCGGGCTATGCGACCGCCGTGCTCGCGAGCGGGATCGCGTTCGCGGTCTCCGGCGACCTGCCGGTCCCGCTCTGGGCGGGAGCCGGGCTCAGCCTCATGTGGCTCGGACTCAGCGGGGCCGCCGTGCTCGCACTCGACGGATTGCGCCGCGGGGCGGCCGCGGTCGCCGCACTGGTGACCGTGTGCTCCCTCGTGGCGGTCGCGCCCGCGCTGGTGCTCCTCGCGCTCGGGCGCGCGCCGATCGGGCCGGCACCCGAACGCACCCTTCCCGCCTTCGTCGAGGCCGAGGCTGCCACCGATCCGCGGGTCGGCACCCTGCGCATCGATCCGACGACGGGCGGAGGCCTCCGCGCCACGATCGAGCGCGGCACCGGTGCGACGCTCGACATCCAGTCCACGCTCGCGGCGACGCAGCGTGAGCTCACCGACACCACCGAGGCGATCGCCGACCTCGCGGGCAACCTCGCCTCGCGCAGCGGGTACGACGCCACGGCCGCCGTCGAGCGCTTCGGCCTGTCGTACGTGCTCCTGGGGCCGGCCGGCGACGACCCCGGCGCGGCCGCGGTGGAACAGCGGGCGACGGTCGCACTCGACGGCAACGCCCAGGTGACCGCGAGCGGCGACACCGACTTCGGTCCGCTGTGGCGCTTCGCGGATGCACAGCCGGACGCGCCGGGAGCGCAGATCCCGGCCGCCGATCCGGCCGCGGGATGGATCGTCGCGGGACAGCTCATCGTGATCGGCTCGGCCGTCCTGCTGTCGATCCCGACCGGAGGCGGGCGCGAACCCGATCGGCGCCCGCCGTCGCAGCGGGCGAGGCGACGTCCGAGATGGCCGCGCCGGACCCCCGCGGGCCCGGCCGGCGCCGCAGCGCCCGCCGCCCCGGAGCCATCCGCCCCGGAGGCATCGGCCGCCCCGGCCGACTCGGAGCGACCCGTCGACCCGGAGCCGGAGCCGGAGCCGGAGTCCCAGGCCGAGCCCGATCACGGCCTCCCCGACTCCGACCGGGCGCCCGAAGCGGAATACGAGCGCGGCCCGGAGCCAGCGACATCCAGCGCCGACCTCGTCGTCGGCACCGACGCGACCGGAGGTGACCGCGATGCGCATCAGGCGTGA